The window ACATCATACACAACATCCCCTTGATCTACCTCGTGTCTTGGTGAGAAATAAACAATGAATGGTTCCCCATCAGTTCTAATATCCTCTGTATCAACCCAATCCATCAATATTGAAAAGAACACTCCAATATCTGATTTTGGGGTTTTACAATTAATAACTCCTAATTTTTGTTCTGGAATTACTTTTACTTCATAATCCATAATTTACACCTATCTTAAATTATAATCTTAATTGAATAAATAAACTTCTACTTCCTCGCCCTCATCAACAAGCTCGACCAATTTCGGAATTTTCACATAACCATCTGCTGTTGACAGTGAGAATATAGCTCCGGAATCCTTGAATATAGGTTGGATTTTATCTTCATCAACTCTTACCAATTGGTATTGCATTCTTCCAACCTGTGAATGGATTCTTTTTGTGATTTTCCCTTTAATGACTTTTAATTCAAAGTCCTTATCGATTCCGGCCAATCTTGTTAACGGTTCTGCCACAAATGCGTTGAATATCATCAATGCAGATACAGGATTTCCAGGCAATCCTATAACCAGTTTTCCATTGATTACACCAACGATTGTCGGTTTTCCCGGTTGAACTGAAATTCCATGGATGTGAACTTCACCCAATTCATCAAGCACATGCTTCAGGACATCCCCAAGACCTGCTGATGTTCCTCCCGAACAGAACAGTATGTCAACTTCCTCAAGGGACTTGGTAATCTTTTCCTTGACCTCATCATAATCGTCATGCATGATGCCCAAGAATTTGGCATCCGCGCCGCATGAAATTGCATCGTTTTTAATCATTCCGCCGTTTACATCATAGATTTTACCATAATCAAGCTCTTCACCCTGAAGGGTTATTTCATTTCCTGATGAAAGTATACCGACACTTGGCTTTTTGAAGACTTCAATGCTTTCAAAGCCTTGTGACAATAAAACACCTATTTTACCAGGGTTTAGGAAATCGCCTTTTTTAAGAATCAATTTTCCTTCTTCAATATCGGAACCTTTTTTAGCCACATCCTGTGTTGGAGTAACAGTTGTCAATAAATTGACTTTACCGTCGTCCTTTTCAGCATATTCAACCATCAAAACTGCATCTGAACCTTCAGGCATTGCAGCACCTGTACTGATTTCAATACATTTGCCTGCCTGAACCTTCTTGTCGGTGGTGGATCCTGCTTCCAAAAAGTCTATTACATCTAAAGTGTTTGGAGATTCCTCAGATGCTCCAAAACTGTCACTTGAAAGAATTGCAAAACCGTCCTTTAGTGCTTTGTCGAATGGAGGAAAATCCATTCTAGAGTAAACGTCTTCAAACAAAACCCTGCCATAAGCTTCACTAACTAAAATCTCTTCACTTTCCGGTTTCAAATTCTCATTGAATAAATTTTGAATAATGTCAATAGCTTCATCACATTCTTTAATTTTTAAAAATTCAGTTCCCATAATATCACAAAATAGTAAAATCCAATAAATTAATATATAATATATTAATATAAATATAAATAATTTAATCTTATGGTAGAATTTTTATTATTATTTTGGAGGAGAGTATTTGTCTAAACCTAATAACAATCAACAACAAGAATATAGAAGGGTAAGAACCCCTAAAAAAGGAGAAATACCTGGAATTGTAGAACAAATTATGGGACATGGAAAATTAAAAGTCCGTTGTGCCGATGGAAATATAAGAATGACAAGAATCCCTGGAAAAATGAAAAAACGTATTTGGATTCGTGAAGGAGATGTCATTCTCGTAAAACCGTGGGATTTCCAATCTGATGAAAAAGCAGATGTTATTTGGAGATACACAAAAACCGAGTCTAACTGGCTTGAAAGAAAAGGCTACTTAAAAATGTAGTCTAATTACTTATTTTTTTTGATTTTAATGGATCCTAAAGTAGCAAAAGCCGACGCCAAACACCAAAAAATTCATTCCGAAAAAAGAAGAAAGGATAGCTCTGACAGGAAAACCGGAAATGAAATTTTTGACAAGATTACCCTAGAAACATTATACAAACTGGCAAACCAGGGATACATTGATGTTTTGAATGGTGCTATAAGCACAGGCAAGGAAGCTAATGTGCTTACCGGCATTACCGATGATGAGAAATTCGTAGCCGTTAAAATATATCGGATAGCGACATCAGACTTTAAAAAAATGGATTACTACCTCAAAGGGGATCCAAGATTCAATGTTAAAACAAAAAACAAAAGGAAAATCATATATTCATGGGTTACAAAGGAATTCAAGAACCTGACCCGTTTACACACCGCAGGAGTTACCGTTCCAGAACCGATTACAAGCTCAAACAACGTTTTGCTTATCGAATTTATAGGGGACGAAGATGGAAACCCTGCACAACCGGTTAAAAACCAACCGCCCCAAGATCCGGATGATTTCTGGAACAAATTGCTCGTTCAATTGAAACTCTTTGTGAATGAAGCGAAGCTGGTTCATGGGGACCTGTCAAATTACAACATATTGAACTTGAATGAGGAACCTGTGATAATTGACGTTTCACAATCAGTTGTGTTGGACAATCCCATTTCAAAGGAATTGCTTGAAAGGGACATCAACACTCTCGTAAGGGAATACACCAAACTTGGTGTTGAAACCAGCTTTGATGAAGTTTGGGAATATGTGAATCCTAAATTTTAATAATTATAATAACTAACTTATTATTAAAGGTGATAATTATGCCAGAAACAGATTATTTGAAAATACCTCAAAACAGAGTGGGGGCATTAATAGGAAGCAATGGTAGCGTTAAAAAATCCATTGAAAAAGC of the Methanobrevibacter thaueri genome contains:
- a CDS encoding molybdenum cofactor synthesis domain-containing protein; amino-acid sequence: MGTEFLKIKECDEAIDIIQNLFNENLKPESEEILVSEAYGRVLFEDVYSRMDFPPFDKALKDGFAILSSDSFGASEESPNTLDVIDFLEAGSTTDKKVQAGKCIEISTGAAMPEGSDAVLMVEYAEKDDGKVNLLTTVTPTQDVAKKGSDIEEGKLILKKGDFLNPGKIGVLLSQGFESIEVFKKPSVGILSSGNEITLQGEELDYGKIYDVNGGMIKNDAISCGADAKFLGIMHDDYDEVKEKITKSLEEVDILFCSGGTSAGLGDVLKHVLDELGEVHIHGISVQPGKPTIVGVINGKLVIGLPGNPVSALMIFNAFVAEPLTRLAGIDKDFELKVIKGKITKRIHSQVGRMQYQLVRVDEDKIQPIFKDSGAIFSLSTADGYVKIPKLVELVDEGEEVEVYLFN
- a CDS encoding serine protein kinase RIO, which translates into the protein MDPKVAKADAKHQKIHSEKRRKDSSDRKTGNEIFDKITLETLYKLANQGYIDVLNGAISTGKEANVLTGITDDEKFVAVKIYRIATSDFKKMDYYLKGDPRFNVKTKNKRKIIYSWVTKEFKNLTRLHTAGVTVPEPITSSNNVLLIEFIGDEDGNPAQPVKNQPPQDPDDFWNKLLVQLKLFVNEAKLVHGDLSNYNILNLNEEPVIIDVSQSVVLDNPISKELLERDINTLVREYTKLGVETSFDEVWEYVNPKF
- the eif1A gene encoding translation initiation factor eIF-1A — translated: MSKPNNNQQQEYRRVRTPKKGEIPGIVEQIMGHGKLKVRCADGNIRMTRIPGKMKKRIWIREGDVILVKPWDFQSDEKADVIWRYTKTESNWLERKGYLKM